One window of Hymenobacter sp. BRD128 genomic DNA carries:
- a CDS encoding helix-hairpin-helix domain-containing protein, with product MPVTSPPPARPPGNRWSVWRWVRRYFGFSRAETRGFVLLLLVALAIAVAPLLLRPTDPAYLPAADQRQLDAWGQDLTARLDSNRVAHDRAYAARYPARGASRYPAVPQVRLAPFDSNALTAEGWEARGVPHFVAGRIVNYGQKAGGFRAKSQVQRIYGLPDSVYQRLAPFMQLPEALPGRERPDYAASRPSFGDNGARLPGRFARKPAHLQPFDLNLADTTQLMQIRGIGRGRAKWIVRRRDELGGYLVENQLAEVYVLQDAPDLVDSLRKYTFVAPGFAPRPVHVNSASFDELWPHPYVGKPLARLIVAYRKQHGPFATPDDLRQLKLLKEENFVKLRPYVRCD from the coding sequence ATGCCCGTTACTTCGCCGCCGCCTGCTCGCCCACCCGGTAATCGCTGGTCGGTCTGGCGCTGGGTGCGGCGGTATTTTGGTTTCTCGCGGGCCGAAACGCGAGGCTTTGTGCTCTTGCTGCTTGTAGCATTGGCCATAGCCGTAGCGCCGCTGTTGCTGCGCCCCACCGACCCCGCCTACCTGCCCGCCGCCGACCAGCGCCAACTCGACGCCTGGGGCCAGGACCTCACCGCCCGCCTCGACTCGAACCGCGTGGCCCACGACCGGGCCTATGCCGCGCGCTACCCAGCCCGCGGGGCTAGCCGCTACCCCGCCGTGCCGCAGGTGCGGCTAGCCCCTTTTGACTCTAATGCCCTCACCGCCGAGGGGTGGGAGGCGCGCGGCGTGCCGCACTTTGTGGCCGGCCGCATCGTCAACTACGGCCAGAAGGCGGGGGGCTTTCGGGCCAAAAGCCAGGTGCAGCGCATCTACGGCCTGCCCGACTCGGTGTATCAGCGGCTGGCGCCCTTTATGCAATTACCCGAGGCGCTGCCTGGACGTGAGCGACCCGACTACGCCGCCAGCCGGCCGTCTTTTGGCGATAACGGGGCTCGCTTGCCGGGCCGCTTTGCGCGCAAGCCGGCTCACTTGCAGCCCTTCGACCTCAACCTGGCCGATACCACCCAGCTGATGCAGATAAGGGGAATCGGGCGGGGCCGGGCCAAGTGGATAGTCAGGCGCCGCGACGAGCTGGGGGGCTACCTGGTTGAAAATCAGTTAGCCGAAGTATATGTGCTGCAAGATGCGCCTGACCTCGTCGATAGCCTGCGCAAATACACTTTTGTGGCGCCCGGCTTTGCCCCCCGGCCAGTGCACGTGAACTCGGCCAGCTTCGATGAGCTGTGGCCGCACCCTTACGTAGGCAAGCCGTTGGCCCGTCTTATCGTAGCTTATCGGAAGCAGCACGGCCCCTTCGCCACGCCCGACGACCTGCGCCAACTCAAATTGCTGAAAGAGGAAAACTTCGTCAAACTTCGCCCCTACGTGCGCTGCGACTAG